atggaagcagagagacctTTATTTATTCGCTCAAGATCTCCTAGTAAATAATACCTTTCTACACGGTACGTGCAGGATGCGGGTAAAGCAACAACAGACCAATCCACGGGCTGTGTCTGTTTTGGGGAAGATTGGAGGTTTGTTGTACGTACGGTGAACACAGAGGGGAAAAGGCACGGGGCCAGATGAGGTAGAAGACACGGCGgtgaaggggcaggaggaaatCGTCAAGGTCCTGGGAGGCAGTGAAGCCCTCTGCCTGCAATCTTGGTGCTTGACTTGATCCTGCACTTGGCTTGACTCCTGTTCTTGACTTGACTCCTTTCCTgaccccttctccctgcctcccactcttGCCTCCAAGATCACCTCACAAAGGAACCCCCAGCACCCGAGTGCTGGTCTACTTTGGGGACCACCAGACTAGACAATTCCTATACTCATTTGAGACAGAGTGGATGGAAGGGAGCAGTGGGAGCGGCAGGGTCTGACACAAGGGATGCGCTCACCAGACACCAGCGGCTGTCTCCTCTGCCATCACCTCCGCCATGACCTCTGTCGTCACCTCCACCATGACCTCTGTCGTCACCTCCGCCATGACCTCTGTCGTCACCTCTGCCATGACCTCTGCCACGACCTCTGTCATCACCTCCACCATTACCTCCACCATGACCTCTGCCGTCACCTCCACCATGACCTCTGTCGTCACCTCCACCATGACCTCTGCCATCACCTCAGCCATGACCTCTGCCATCACCTCCACCATGACCTCTGTCGTCACCTCCACCATGACCTCTGTCATCACCTCTGCCATGACCTCTGCCGCAACCTGTCATCACCTCCACCATGACCTCTGCCATCACCTCCACCATGACCTCTGTCGTCACCTCCGCCATGACCTCTGCCGTCACCTCCGCCATGACCTCTGCCGTCACCTCCGCCATGACCTCTGCCGTCACCTCCACCATGACCTCTGTCGTCACCTCCGCCATGACCTCTGTCATCACCTCTGCCATGACCTCTGCCACGACCTCTGTCATCACCTCCACCATTACCTCCACCATGACCTCTGCCGTCACCTCCACCATGACCTCTGTCGTCACCTCCACCATGACCTCTGCCATCACCTCAGCCATGACCTCTGCCATCACCTCCACCATGACCTCTGTCGTCACCTCCATGACCTCTGTCATCACCTCTGCCATGACCTCTGCCGCAACCTGTCATCACCTCCACCATGACCTCTGCCATCACCTCCACCATGACCTCTGTCGTCACCTCCGCCATGACCTCTGCCGTCACCTCCGCCATGACCTCTGCCGTCACCTCCGCCATGACCTCTGTCATCACCTCCGCCATGACCTCTGTCAGCACTTCCACAATCATCTCTTCTACCCACTTCACCATCTTCCCCATCCCCTCCGCCATCTCCGTACGAGGTCACACGGTGACGATGATGGCAGCACTGAAATCAGAACCCCAGATCGTCTACCCATTTCACAGTAACACAGGAAACGGAAAGTCGATACTCCTTCTTACTAGTGGTCCAGTGATCATTTACTATTTAATTAGAGAGGAGTTGATGATCTCAACTGAAAAAGATGAAGTCTGACGTTTCCTTAAACAAGGCTGGTCCCAAATGGCGAGGCTACCGAGAAGCCCCAGTGCGAAGCGttcaaaaacaacagaaacacatCTCTGTCCCAGAGTTGTCCTTGATCAGTCTGTGATCATTCAGGGCCGCCATTTCATGACGTCACCAGAAGTGTGAGGGTTAATTTTATGGGTCAACTTGTCTAAGCCACAGTCCCCGGTGTTTGGCCGAACCCCAGTCTAGATGATGCTGTGAAAGTCTTACTTAGACGAGATTGACACTGAAATCTGTCAGCTCGTAGTAATGACCCTTCATGGTGttggtgggcctcatccaatcagggGAAACCCTGAAGGTTAAAAAGACAGAGGTTCCCCTAGGAAAAGGGAAGTCAGCCAGCAGAAGGGCTTTGCCCTCGAGCTATGAGACCAGCTCTTCCCGGAGTCTGCAGACTCTGTAGACGTTAGACTTATCACATGTCACTTCCACAGTCACATGAACTGATCTTAAGAATAAATCTATCTCCGTATCTGCCTATCTACATGGAATCCAATGAATTCCATAGAATCTGTATCTGCCTGTCCACATGGAATCCAATggattctatttctctggagaaccccagGGCACCAAGACTGTGGGACACGTGAGAAGCTTTGCGAAAAAGAATTTTTCAActgagaagctaaaaaaaaaaaatctacgaGATAAAACACATGTGTTATTTCTATGAAGGGTCTCCCCTAGCTTCCTCGCAAACGGAGCGGTCACTACAGTCCCCACCCTAAGCAGCGAGAGCGCTGGGAAGCACTCACCTTTGCCGCATCAGAGACGGAGTCCCAGTTCCCCCCAGAAAGGGCGTATTTCCCACTGCCGATCCTCGCCAAAATCTCCTCGGGAGTGTCATCGGGGCCGTTTGCAAAAGGGGTAAATCTGTGCAATGAGAGAATTCAGGTAAAATGAACCTCTGCTGTACGACCTACGGTGAAGTTCACAGCTAGATGTTGCCCCTGCCTTGTTGAGAATAGCTCTTTCTTTGCCGCCGTGCTCCAAATCCAGAATCAGGGGAAAGCGTTACTTATTTCTTAACGCTACGTCCCTCTTCCGTACTTGGCCAATGCTGTAGGTCAATAAGGCAAGTGCAGAAAACTCTGTGGACCCCAGCACGAGCTCCCTGGACCGTTTCTGGACCCCTGGGGACACTGTGTTAGGGTGGTTTGTCCGGTGACTCGTTGAGACCGTGGCAGAGAGCCTGAGATTTGAAGTCTGAGACCCATGGTTGGTCTATTACCAATTCCAGTTCTCAAACAAATtgttttttgaaggagagagagagagagagagagagagagagagagaggagaggaagagtgagagagagaatcttttttttaaaaagaattttaatgtttatttatttttgagagagagactgagtgtgagtgggatacaggcagagagagagacacacacacagaacccgaagcaggctccaggctccgagctgtcagcacagagcccgacacggggctcgaactcacggacggcgagatcatgacctgagccgaagtcggacgcccaaccgactgagccacccaggcgccccaatttcttaAGACTCAATTGCAAACAGGCAGGATAATACACTCGCGGGGACCCACAGAGACACTACACAATACGTCGGCACTTGCCGCGTTGTGAGTTATCGTATCACCTCCCACCATAGACCGGGGCATGCCAAGAAACGCCTTCCTGGAAAAGGAATTCTGCGTGAATCTCATGACACTTGGTCTTAGTGGCAAAGTTTGCGGTCTGAGATTTACGTACACACAACGCGAGTGTCAGAAAATCACAGAGCGATCCCACTCTGGATTCGTAGGGTCCTAGGCCTTTAAGGCTGGAGTCCTAACGTGTCACACAGtgccttctttttcatttaaaagtgagGGGAGTGAGGCCAGTAGAGGAAAGAGCCCGGCCCAGAAGCAGAGCTGGCGAGGGCAGACCCCGGATCGGAAGGGGCGCGGCGGACCCGACCCTCCTTCCGTGATGGCAGGCGTGTCGTCCGGTGGCCACGCAAACCAGTCACCTGCCTTTACCTGGCTGCCTGCCTCGAGGTGCTGTCTGACCAGGAATGTTTACGGGTGCTTCCTAAAGgaaacaggggcgcccggggggctcagtcggctgagcggccgacttcggctcaaggtcaggatctcacggttcatggtttcaagacccgcgtcgggctctgtgctgacagctcggagcccggagcctactttggattctgtgtttccccctctctctgctcctcccccactctctctctctctttaaatttaaataaacttggggtgcctgggtggctcagttggttgagcgtccgacttcggctcaggtcatgatcttgcggtgcgtgagttcgagccccacgtcgggctctgtgctgacagctcggagtctggagcccgcttcgggtgctgtgtctccctctctctctgcccctcccctgcctgtgctctgtctctctctctctctctctcaaaaataaataaacattaaaaaaaatgtaaagaaaacataaagctaACTTTCTCATCCCTGGTCTTTATTTGTCCCGAAAGGGCTAAGGAAGCCTGAAAGCGTTCACCCAGGACCTGCGAGTGTGTGTCCCCACCCTGGCACGGGGCAGGGCTGACCCTGGGCCCGGACGGGACAGCCCCCGACACCTCTGCCTCGTGATGGCTCGGGTGCGCGTGCCGTCGCGTGCTGACACCCATGGGAGGCGCGCATTACCCTGCCAGCATGGTGTAAAGCAGGGTCCCCAGACTCCAGATGTCACACGCTGCGTCATAGCCTTGTCGCTTCAGGACCTGCAGGGGAAAAGCAGGAGATGGGTGAGCACTGGGGAGGAAACTTCAAGCTCCCAGCGTGCTGTTCCGACGGGATGATGGGCTGGgcaggtgggggacaggggacgTCTTCAGGGCAACTGTCGTTTATCAACGCAAAGTCAACTGTGGTGCCTGGCAGTAGGGCTCCCCAAGGACCAGGGCACACACAGGAACCACAGTTCTTGCCAGATCCACTGATACACGAGCTGAAAAGGAAAGACTTACTTTTTAAAGGGACTTTAAAGACATTATGGCAAAACGTACATAGCATAAAACTTACCGTCttttaagaagcatttttttaatgtttacttttgagagagagacagagtgcaagtgagggagaggcagagagggagggagacacagaatctgaagcgggctccgagctgtcagcgcagagcccgacgcagggcttgaacccacgaaccgtgagatcatgacctgagccgaagtcggacgcttagcggacggagccccccaggcgcccctagaatttaccatcttaatcagtTTTGGGAGTACGGTTCAGTTACTCAAGCGTTCCCATCATCcacctccagaactcttttctcTTGCAAAACTGCAACCAACTCCCATCACACACTGGctctctgtgccccgcccccagccctcgcccccaccctccttctcctcctccggTCTTCTCTGCGGATTTGGCTGCTTTAGGGACCTcatgtggaatcatacagtaattACGCTCTTCTGCCTGCGTATCACACACAACGTAACGTGCTCGAGGTTCATCGTGTTGAGGCGTGGCACGGGGTGTCCTTCCTGTTCAAGGCTCACAACCCACTGAAAAACATGCCACATTCTGTGCAGGCATTCAGCCACTGacggacacgtgggtggctcccACCTTTGGTGAACAGGGCTGCTGAGAACACAGGTGGGCGAATATCTGCTCCTGTCTCTGCTTTCAGAAACGCTGGACACGGGCGTGACCGCACTGCGTGGTGAGCCTATGTCTAGTTTTTTGAGGGACGgttaaaacagaagaattcaCGCGTCCTAGGATTGCGTACTTCCGCGGAAGACGATGCTCTGATAGATTTATAGTTGAGAACAGTAAGGAAAGCAGCATAAATGCTCACGGATTACTGTACATTACGGGGTTGAGCATCAAACATGGAGGACTGTGTCCGACTGTCTTCGACACAAGGGCAAGGACCCCGTCTTCCCGTGTTTGCAACGCGGACACCGTGGGCTGTGCCGGGAACGCGGTCGGTGGCCAACCAGCCGGCACACGCAAATGAACCGAATGTTCGTCGTTCAAGCCCTGTCTCCACTGGCTGAGCGACCTTCAAAAGTCACTTGAACCCACTGAAcctggtttttttcttaatctatcaAGTGTGGCTAATAGTATCCACCCTGTGTACTTCGAACGGTGTATCaagatagaagtaaaaaaaaaccggtgaggggcgcctgggtggctcagtcggttaaacatccgacttcagctcaggtcatgatctcacagtctgtgagttcaagccccgcatcaggctctgtgctgacagctcagagcctggagcttgcttcagattctgtgtctccctctctctctgcccctcccctgctcatgctctgtctctctctgtctcaaaaataaataaaaacttaaaaaaaaataccggTGAAAGTGCTTTGGAAATGGTAAAGCAATAGACCAATTTAAGATAgttcataatggctaaaatcaataccatcaatattatttctttttttttttttaatttttttaatgtttatttatttttgagagagagagagagacagagcacgagcaggggaggagcagagagagaaggagacacagaatctgaaacaggctccaggctccgagctgtcagcacagagcccgacgcggggctcgaactcacgaaccacgagatcatgacctgagccgaagccggacgctcaaccgactgagccacccaggcgccccccatcaaTAGTATTTCTGATCAGATAAGGCAACAATAGAGGCTTATAAGCAGAGTATTTCAAAGGGGCCCCAGGTAGCATCTGGGTGACCCAAAAATGGCCTTGTGTCCCATGCGtgtaggctccgtgcccagctgCATCTCGACTCAGCACCCTGCCTTCCTCACCaccctggggcggggaggggggggctacCTCTCAGCTCGCAGACCCACCACTAGGTGCCAGCCTGCCTTCACCAGCAGCCAGAAGGATCCACACAGAATCCAGACCTACCACCTGTTCTCCTTCCTAACCCCTCATTCCCACCAGCCCTGTCCTGCTCGACCGGCCTCTCAGGTTTTGTTGCTAAGTTTCTAGAAAGCAAGAAACTGGGTTTGTCTTCGTGAACACATCAGTGACTTCAGAGCCTAACAAAACCATCCCCGGGAGCCTGAGAAGGTGGAAATGTACCCGAGGCTGTTGCTGAGATCATCTGACCCACTGGGTGCCGGCCAGGAGCCCTCCCCTGCAAGTCGCCACGGGCCTCGTGTGACACTCCACAGCGGCCGGCCGGCGTCCGCCGTGGGCCACAGTCTGGAGCAGCATCTGGCACAGAGGAGACCCACAGAcacgcagcccccccccccccgcccctccgtcTGTGCAGCTGTAGGTAGGTTTCTGATCACAGGGGACCCGTTAGCTCCCTTCCGGGTGACAGGACAGTCCGACCGCATCACGTCTCAGCGACTCCCAGCAAACACTCGGGTTTGATCCTCATGGTCTACCGCACAGTCCGATTTTACACGAGAACATCACCATGAAAAGCGTGACAAACAGGAAACTAAAGTGGTAAGGTGAGGGTGCTTGAGCAAGATCCCCCTTTGCAGTGGGGGAGGGCGTGCCTCCGCGGGCTCGGAGGTCTTACCTCCGGGGCGACAAAGTTTGCCGTGTAACAGGGTGTCATCAACAGCCCGTTCTCAGCTCGAAGCTGCTTGGCGAACCCGAAATCGCAGATGCGGATGGACTCAGGGTTTCCAGACTCGTCCATGTACAGTATGTTGCTCGGCTTCAGGTCTCGATGAACAACCTGGAAAGGCAGCAGGCCCAGGATGGGGCAAGAAAGGGAAGGGGCGGTGCGTTCAGAACAGCAGGGCTTATACTGGGGCTGACctgcggggggcagggggggttccctcctctcttcctctcgcGTTGATGCTCAGACCGGGGGGCCCCCTAGAAACCTCTTTGGTGGCGAATGAATATTTCAATGAGTCAGTAACTAAGCAGCTACCTAAGCTGAGAGCATCACGTGCGGTGAGTTCAGGTGATGTGGATGAAAAGACCTCTACAGGTACGTGTTTATCGTGTGCCCACCACGCTCCAGCGCGGTGAGGGGCCGGGCACACCACAGAGCGAGGCAGACGTGGGACGTGTGACCACGGACAGGCCCAGGCGATCGGCAGGAGCCCTACAGCCGCCCCTGTGCCGAGGGAGCCGCGGGGCTCCAAGCACGAGGGACAGGATCGGCCAAAGTTGTCATCACATCTCAGAGCAAAGCAGCTACCTGGGGCACATGGCGATTTTTCTGAAGGGGACAGAGGCCGACTGGGAGCACACGTGTGTGTCTGAACACGGCCTGGAAGCTGCACTGTCCTGTTAAAACCCAGGCACGGGGTATAGGAGGGAGGTTGGAGGGACACAGGCGGGCGGCCAGCCGGGTTTACGGAGACCCTgagggcaggggagcaggagagTCTGGGTCCACCACCCCCCTCATTCAAGAGACGCCAGTCTGGAAAAACCATCGTCCAAAGGGTCTCCTCTGGGGTTCTGGGAAAATGCTCCCTACTCCCGGACCGCCGGGTGACCACCGAACAGGCCTGCCGTGTGGTCCCAGAAGAGCATCGTCCTGTTCGGAGGCGGCTGCATTTTAAACGCTTACGACCACACGTGTGGGGCTGGCCGGGGAGCACCGTCCGCCTCGCAGGAAGGGCCGAGAGGACGGGGGCTGGAGCAAGGCGTGGGGCCACACGGCCACCCCCAGCCAGGCAGCCTGGGGCTGCGAGCGCGGGGTCTGGAAGCCCAGAGCCCGGCGGGACCCTGTCCCTGTCACTCCCTCTGTGCGACCAGCCCCAGGCAAGATACTTCACCTTCCTGTGCTCTGGCCTCCCGGTCTGTCCGGGACTGCAGGCGTGGAGGGCGCAGAGCAGCGTGTGGAGGACGGGGAGGCGGCGGGAAACCTAGCCCTTACTGTCGTTTCACCCGCGGAATTCCTTTGTGTTGGTGCAGGAATTCAGTTCTAAGAGCAGGTGACGGAAACTCCAAAATTCCCCTTTACCAAGCCCACCTACGTTTTTCTGTATAACCGGTCCAGGTAAACGTAATGTCTCCGGCTGGCTCCCCGGGACACAGCATGTGCCTTGACCTTGGCCCCTGCGGGGGCAGGTGTGACGCAGAAGGAAGCCGaggccccccctcccacccccccgctcCCTCCCGATCCTCGGTTCCTGCTCTGACCCGGCCCCTCCCGGGGAGGACGGCGGGCTCACCCCCTGCGAGTGGAGGTAATCCATGGTCCTGGTGATGATGCACAGCACGTCGCTGGCCTCCCGCTCCGAGAAGTGTCGCTGTCGCAGGATGCGGTCCAGGAGCTCCCCGCCACGCATCAGCTCCGTCACCAGGTACACGAACTTGCCGTCGTCGTAGACCTGGGAGGCGGAGACAGGGGCGCACGGACCTCAGGGCCCACGCAGGGACCGCGGCCACCCCGCCCCCTCGCCAGCCAGCCTGCTGTGGGGGGAAGGGCCGCCCTGGACGGGGCGGAAGCCGGTGTCAAAAGAAGGCTTCTGGTGAAAATGAGCCAATGGCCATTCCAGTCACACCCGACGCGGTTCTTAGGAAAAGCCGGCTTTAATAATCTGCCGCAAAGCAGGGAATGAGTCAGCGAGGCCAAGAGCTTGCAAGGGCGAGGTTTGAGTGGAAATGAATCGTGGGGGTCTCGCTCCCCTCTCTGCTGGGGAATTAGGGACAGCACCGTGCTGCTGTGGGTCTCCGGGGCCGAGCTCTGCAGACTTTACCGGGCACaccacttggggtggggggagggttgtcGTCAGCAGGCAGGGTCTGGCCCAGCAGGTCTGGGTCATGTCCAAGCAGCCCCCAGGGGCCCTCTGTCCCGCTGCACCGTAGACAAGATGTAGCCAGACCCCAGAATCCAGaatgggaggggcggggaggcacagagaacccacCGCATGGCAGCCGCACTTTTATGGCCGAAAGCAACGGAAAAGGAGAGCTTCGTCAAACCACCTTTGCGCCCAGGAACTTAGAAACACCAcggccaaggggtgcctggctggcccagtcggtgaAACGtcggactctggatttcagctcaggccgtgatctcacggtccgtgagtttgagccccgcgtcgggctctgtgccgacagcacggattctctctctggctctctctgcccctcccctactcgttctctctctccttctcaaagtaggtaaataacataaaaagaaaaaaaaacccaaaaaaccccacaacagcCAAAAACTCCTCCGCCCTTGCTCTTTTCGTGACATGCCTGTGTGGACACAACCACCCTGCCTACGGGCGTGCCCGGGCATCGAGAAGAGCCTCGTGGAAATGGGGCAGATCCCCCACAAACGAGTAGTTTTGAGCTCACAGATCAGCGAGTTTCCAGAACAAATGGCTGAAACGATTTGCCTGACTCTGAGCTCAATGCAAGCTGTAAAGGTAATTTGGGTGTATTTGTTTCCAGTTTATGAACCCAGAACATCCTCTACTTTGGAGAATGTGCTTGTGAACGTATCACCAGCTGGGGACCTCGCACCCCAACAGGGTGGAACTGGCTTGGAAACCTTAGGGGGTTTTCACATTAGCCGCTTTGCACTTGTGGAtcttaacatataaataaaagctgaaatgCAGAGAGCCCCGAACGGTGCAGTGAAGGCGACGGGGGCCCAGTGATGGGGACCCAGGGGGACAAAGCCGGCGTTTACTCTACTCTTGTCAACACAGGTGCCTGTTTCGCATTTGCCTCAGAATCTGGTCGGCATTTTGCAGTCCTCCTGCTCCAGGAGCCGACGGGGCCTGGAGGGAGCTCCAAGTGGCCTCAAAATCTTAAGGTTTGGGGTTGGGGACAGTGGAATCACTCGGGAGTGTGAGGGTGCAGGTGGCCGGGTGAAAGCTCCCTCTCCCCTCcggccccacccctgcagccccgGGCTCTGTGGTGTCCTTCCAGTGGGGAGGACCcctgctcccttccctctcccaggcCAGCAGGGGTGGAGGACGCTGGGAGGAGCCCCAGGGCCAGAGCTCCGGATCCGGGGTCTCGGATCTGACCCAGCCCCGTCTCGTCCACTCCATGCTCTTGTTTCTGCTACGTTCAGGAACAGCCCAGAGTCTGCACCAGCTATCCTGCCCTTTACATGGCACTCTCTCTGATTTGGGAGGGGGCCCGCTGTCCTGGGGACTCGGGCTCGCAGGTGCCGAGGGACCTGGAGGTGCAGGCGGCAGAGGCTGGCACACACTCGTGGGGGCAGGAACAGTGGCTGGACCGCGGAGAAAGCCACCCCCGGAGAAACACGCCGACACGCGACACGGCAGCCGTGTGACGCTCACTCACGTCTTTGAGCGTGATGATGTTCGGATGCTGTCCGTATCTCAGGAGAATCTCGATCTCTTCCGAGGGGTCTCTTTTACTCTTATCGATGATCTAGAATGAGCAGAGCACCTGACGTGAGGCTCCCGGGCAGCATGTGCTGGCTCGGAccctttctgccttcccttcGCCTCCAGCTCACGCCCACAGGACACCTTACAGTCGCCTGGATGTTCGTGGCAATCCTCCCTGCCGACGAGCACCAGGGCGACACTTACAAAAAGCAGGCACGAGCCTCAGACACGAATGCTAAGCTACTGCAGGGCGGGTGGAGAGGGGCGAATTTTAAGCTATTGCAGGGCGGTGGGTGGAGAGGGGTGGGCTCGGGGAGCTCACTCAGGCACCACGTAACGGAAGGTgcttctccactagatggcgggCTCCGGGTGGGTGGCCTGTGCTCCTCGCTCGTCCAAAATGAGCCCCCGGCTGCCGCCGGGCGTCTCTTAGCCTTACTCTGCGGCTACGCGCTGGCAACAAAGTGTGGCCAAGTGCATGGCTCTCCCCAGGGGGCACGGGGCTGGCGTGCACGCTGAATCGGCCGCTGTGGCTCAGACACGCAAACGTCCCCCGCCTCCGCAACCCAGCACCTGTAGCCCACGTTGCGGGCTAGCAGATAAAATCCTTCCGCCCGTGAAAACAGATGGCCTCCGATGACAGGACGAGGTGTTATGAAcagtgcccctattttttttatttgagagagagagagagagagagagagagagagagagaacacaagtgtgtctgagtggggaagaggtacagagagagagggaaagagacagagaatcccaagcaggccccactctcagcacagagcccgatgtggggctcgatcccacgaccctgggatcatgacctgagccgaaatcgagagtcagatgcctaaccgactgagccacccaggcacccctgcatcttGGCTCTCAAGCCCACAGCCAAGCTCCGAGGACCCTGGTGCCCCAGGACTGTGAGCCCCGTGACACGCGTTGTTACACAAACAAAAAGTTAAGCTCCCTCCCTTGACACATTTTTCTCGTCTTGCTACATTTAACTCCACTGGAGTTCTAGCTCGGACCCCAGGATTACTTCTGTGATGGAAAGAAGCTAATGCATCGTCCCAAGGGAGAGCCTTTGTGGAGGCTCAttcggcaggggtgggggtcctTAATACACGGCTTGGTGGGACGTGAGCTGGCCGGGCCCTGGCATCCCTTCTGCTCCAAAGGCCCGCAGGGACGTACGGTCTCTCTGGTCTGTGACCTTCTCTTTGAAATCGGAGACGGTTGAAATACGTTActggatttttgaaaaattagtggCGGATGCATCTCTTTTCAAAGAAGATTTCATAATGAAGAAACGTATTCGTAGCATAGATCTGTTTGATCACTCTCATGGTGGCGTGGGATGTGGGAAGCCTTTTCTCTACTGCCCgtggcccgggggtggggggacagccaGCAGCTACAGGGCCAGAGGGGGTGGCTGTGGGGGCCGTCCTCCGACAGGAGCTGGGGCCTTTACCTTCCTCAGTCCTGTGGCATCTCCCACGGAGGAGCCGACCTGAAGCCAGAAGgcaaggcagggaggtggggaggtgggtgtgcaGGGGAGGTGGGCACCCAGCCCGGAGGGGAAGCCGGGCCCAACAGTGGCAGGCGCAGGACCCGACGGCCGCCCTCCTGGCTCTCCACCATCTCCCCGACCTGGGCAGGGCTGGCCCGCGTCCCCACGGCTGCACGCCCCGGGCTGGCCCCGTGTGTCGATCCTAACCCTTGTCAGCAAGTCCTGGCTGCTTTTAGCCACAAATCTTCTTGTCTTCACAGAGATGCTTAGCCGTGAGGCCCGACGACTGGTCCCCGAGCGCGAGCTGCAGTCTGTGCTGGGGGAAGGCAGAGCCCAGAAAGAGGTTCGAGCACACCGTTTAGACACGTCTAGGAATGAATCTCC
The nucleotide sequence above comes from Panthera tigris isolate Pti1 chromosome B2, P.tigris_Pti1_mat1.1, whole genome shotgun sequence. Encoded proteins:
- the LOC122238817 gene encoding putative type-1 restriction enzyme specificity protein MPN_285, with amino-acid sequence MAEVMTEVMEVTTEVMVEVMAEVMAEVMAEVMVEVTTEVMVEVTAEVMVEVMVEVMTEVVAEVMAEVMTEVMAEVTTEVMVEVTAEVMAEVTAEVMAEVTAEVMAEVTTEVMVEVTTEVMAEVMAEETAAGVW